The Streptococcus oralis genome segment TCCTTTCAGTTGACTGGACAGTAGGTCGTACGGGTGTTGTGACCCCGACTGCCAATCTAACACCTGTTCAGCTTGCTGGGACCACTGTTAGCCGTGCGACCCTGCACAATGTAGATTATATTGCTGAAAAGGATATCCGCAAAGATGATACGGTTATCGTTTATAAGGCGGGGGACATCATTCCTGCTGTTTTGCGTGTGGTAGAGTCAAAGCGTGTTTCTGAAGAAAAACTAGATATTCCGACTAATTGTCCAAGTTGTGACAGTCATTTGCTTCATTTTGAAGATGAAGTGGCTCTTCGTTGTATCAATCCAAGATGCCCTGCCCAAATCATGGAAGGTTTGATTCACTTTGCCTCTCGAGATGCCATGAATATTACAGGACTTGGTCCATCTATCGTTGAAAAGCTTTTTGCTGCTAATCTAGTCAAGGATGTGGCGGATATTTACCGTTTGAAAGAAGAAGATTTCCTCCTTTTAGAGGGCGTCAAGGAAAAGTCAGCCTCAAAACTGTATCAGGCTATTCAAGCATCTAAGAAAAACTCTGCTGAAAAGCTCTTGTTTGGTTTGGGTATTCGCCATGTCGGAAGTAAGGCTAGTCAGCTCTTGCTCCAACGTTTCCACTCGATTGAAAACTTAGCCCAAGCTGATCCAGAGGAAGTAGCAAGTATTGAAAGCTTGGGTAGTGTAATTGTCCAAAGTCTTCAAACCTACTTTGCTACTGAAGGATCTAAAATTCTCTTAGAAGAGCTGAAAGTGGCAGGGGTCAATCTGGACTACAAAGGTCAGACTGTAGTAGCAGATGCAGCTTTGTCAGGTTTAACAGTAGTTCTAACAGGAAAATTGGAACGTCTCACTCGCTCAGAAGCAAAAAGCAAACTCGAAAGTCTGGGAGCTAAGGTAACAGGCAGTGTATCCAAGAAAACGGATCTTGTCGTAGTAGGAGCAGATGCAGGAAGCAAACTCCAAAAAGCCCAAGAACTTGGTATCGAAGTTCGAGATGAAGCCTGGCTGGAAAGTATGTAATGATAGTAGAAAACTAGGTGTCAGATAGTCTGAAACTGTCTCTCCTGAAGTGTTTTTACATGGATTGAGTCTATTGTGAGTCAGAAATTAAATCGCTGAATCTATCAACACCACATAAAAAATTAAAATAGAAAATAGAAATTAGGAAAAAACATGTACAATTATCCCGTTCTTCTCCATTTTCATAGAAAAAATGGAGATTATACAGCTTGCTCATTTAGCACAGATCGAGATGAAAATAAAAGCTCTTTAACTTCAGAGACCACTTATTTTGGTCTTCAGTTTTCTTTTACCGTGACCAGTCAGGAGAAGGTGGATAGTTTCACTTTCAAAGCCGAGATAGATGGTGTATTAAAAGAATATCTTGTACGTTTTAACTACTATCCCTTGCTAACAGAAGCATGGATTTTAGAGGGAGACGAGACTGTGTATTATTCAGAAAATCCAGCTATTGCTAGTCCATATTATAAGGATCAGAATCCATTTGCCTTTGATAAAGCCATCCATAGCGCAAGCTTTGATCATCACTGGGGATACCAAGGAGAACTAGGTTACAGCCTTTCAGATTATCAGACAAGTTTTAAACTTTGGGCTCCAACAGCTACAGCTGTTCAGGTGGTTGTCTATGAAAACACTAGTAACGATGCACCGATTTGGAAAACTTTTAATCTAGAGCGTGGTAATAGCTATTCATACAGCCATAAGTACAATACCATTGGTGTTTGGAGTGTAGACCTGGATGAAAATCTTGCAGGTAAAGCTTATCAGTATCAGATTGAGTTTCCGCACCATCAGACTTTGACACGAGATCCTTACACTATCGCTACAAGCCCTGACGGAAAACGTTCCGTAATTCTTTCTCATCAAGACAGACAAGTAGAAGGATTCGAAGTCAAACATGGGACAGAAGCGCCATGGCGTTTGGAAAATCCATGTAAAGCAGTTATCTGTGAAATGCATATTCGTGATTTTACAAAATCGCCTACATCTGGTGTTCCTGAAGAACTCCGCGGAACCTTCTTGGGTGCTGCTCAGACTGGAACAGTTAACCAGTACGGTCAAGCAACCGCCTTTGACTATATCAAAGAACTTGGTTGCAACTATGTTCAACTTCAACCTATCTTTGATCGTCATAAGAAATACGATCAAGATGGAAATGTAACATATAACTGGGGTTATGACCCTCAAAACTACAATGCACCAGAAACGAGCTTCTCTAGCAATCCAGATGATCCCGGACAGGTTATTCGAGACCTCAAGACCATGATTCAGGCTTATCATGATGCAGGAATCGGTGTCATTATGGACGTGGTTTACAACCATACCTTCTCAACAGTGGACGCTCCATTCCAGACAACTGTTCCAGATTATTTCTATCGTATGAATCGTGATGGAACTTTTCAAAACGGTACGGGAGTAGGAAATGAAACTGCAAGTGAACACGAGATGTTCCGCAAGTATATGATTGATTCCATCCTTTATTGGGTGAAAGAATACAATATTGACGGTTTCCGTTTCGACTTGATGGGCATTCATGATGTCAAAACTATGCAGGCAATTCGTTGGGCACTGGATGAGGTCGATCCGCGTATTCTCACTTATGGAGAAGGCTGGGATATGGGAACAGGTCTAGCTCCTTATGACAAGGCTAAGAAGGATAACGCCTATCAGATGCCAAATATAGGTTTCTTTAACGATAATCAGCGTGATGCGATCAAAGGAGGAGAAGTTTATGGAGCAATCAAATCAGGATTTGTGAGTGGTGCTGCTACAGAACCAATCGTCGCCAAGGCTATTCTTGGTAGCCGAGAGTTGGGATCTTATCTCAGTCCAAACCAAGTTCTTAACTATGTTGAAGCTCATGACAATTACAATCTTCATGACTTGCTAGCAACCCTTCATCCTGATAAGAGTTCCGACCAGATTATGCGCAAGGTTGAGACAGCGACAGCTATGAATCTTCTCATGCAAGGAATGGCCTTTATAGAACTAGGTCAAGAGTTTGGTCGAACTAAGTTGGTTCCAACTGGTGAACATGGAGAACTAACTCCTGCAGACCGAGAACGTGCTATGAATAGCTATAATGCTCCGGACAGTGTTAACCAAGTCAATTGGGATCTGATCAATGAACGCCAAGACAGCATTGAGTTTATTCGTCAGATTATCCGACTAAAAACGAAAATCAGTGCCTTCTCTTATCCAACATATGAAGAAATTTACCGTCATGTCTTTGTCCATACAGCTGCTGAGAATAGCGGGTGGATTGTTTATGAGATTCACGGTGGAGGAGAGCACTTATTGGTGGTATTCAATGCTAAGGGAACTTCCTTCTACTTTGAAAATGCAGGTAAGCTTGAAATGTTCCTTACCAACAGTCGTTCAAAACAAGAAAATGTTATTGATGATATTAGTGTCGCAGTTTTAAAAGTGCTCTCATAAATTAATGTAGTAAAAAGGGTTAGATTATCTAATCCTTTTTGTCATTTATGAGTTTTTAATGAAGAGTAGAATTAAGTTTCAAATAATTTGAAGGATCAAGATTGTGAAAAAAATCTCAATTTTTTTCACAAAAAGGGTTGTAATTTTCTGAAAATTTGATAAAATAAGTCTTAATAATTTTCAGGAGGAAGAAAATTGGCAAGATATCAAAATTTAGTAAATGGAAATTGGAAATCATCTGAAAAGGAAATTACAATTTATTCACCCATTAATAAGGAAAAGCTGGGGACAGTACCGGCTATGAGTCAGGCTGAAGTAGATGAGGCTATGAAAGCTGCGCGTGCAGCTCTCCCAGCATGGCGTGATTTAGCACCAGTTGAACGTGCAGCCTATCTGCATAAGGTAGCAGCTATTTTAGAACGCGATAAAGAAAAAATTGGTACAATTCTTGCCAAAGAGGTTGCTAAAGGAATAAAAGCAGCCATTGGAGAAGTAGTACGTACAGCAGATTTGATTCGTTTTGCTGCAGAAGAAGGTCTCCGTATCACTGGACAAGCAATGGAAGGTGGCGGTTTTGAAGCTGCAAGTAAAAACAAACTAGCCGTTGTCCGTCGTGAGCCAGTTGGTGTCGTTTTAGCTATCGCGCCATTTAACTATCCAGTTAACCTTTCTGGATCTAAGATTGCTCCGGCTTTGATTGCAGGGAATGTCGTCATGTTTAAACCGCCAACACAAGGATCTATCTCAGGTCTGTTATTAGCCAAGGCTTTTGATGAGGCAGGTATTCCAGCAGGAGTATTTAATACGATAACTGGACGAGGTTCTGAAATTGGTGACTATATCATTGAACATAAAGAAGTTAACTTTATCAACTTTACTGGCTCGACTCCAATTGGTGAGCGAATCGGTCGTTTAGCTGGAATGCGTCCTATCATGCTTGAACTTGGTGGGAAAGATGCAGCTATTGTTCTCGAAGATGCAGACTTGGAACACGCAGCTAAACAAATCGTCGGTGGAGCCTTTAGCTATTCAGGACAGCGTTGTACTGCCATCAAGCGTGTCTTGGTTGTGGAAAGTGTAGCGGATGAATTGGCTGAATTACTTCAAGCTGAAGTTGCTAAGCTAACCGTTGGTGACCCATTTGACAATGCTGATATCACACCTGTTATTGATAATGCTTCAGCTGACTTCATCTGGGGATTGATTCAAGATGCGCAAGGTAAAGGTGCCAAAGCGCTCAGTCCAATCAAACGTGAGGGCAATCTCATTTGGCCGGGACTTTTTGATTATGTCACAAGAGATATGAAATTAGCCTGGGAAGAACCATTTGGACCTGTTCTCCCAATTATCCGAGTTGCAGATGCCAACGAAGCGCTAGAAATTGCCAACGAATCTGAGTTCGGTCTTCAATCTTCAGTCTTTACAAATGACTTTAAGAAGGCGTTTGAAATTGCTGAAAAACTTGAAGTGGGCACCGTTCATATTAATAATAAAACACAGCGTGGACCAGATAATTTCCCATTCCTTGGGGTCAAAGGATCTGGTGCTGGTGTGCAAGGGATTAAATACAGCATTGAAGCAATGACAAATGTCAAATCCATTGTTTTTGATGTGAAATAATTTATAAAATCAGGAAATATTCTTCCTGATTTTTATTTTTACTAAAAAATCCAGTTTAAAATTGAAAAATAACGAATATTTTGGTATTATACTAAGAAAATATATGTAAATTATTCCTTTCTCTCTGAAATGAGTGAAAGCTTAGTTAGGATAATTTTTCCAAAATTTTCAAGATATTTTTTAAGAAATTCCGTAAACTGCTTGAAAGTTCTTTTAAAAGATAGTATAATAGAAATATGGAAAACGCTTACAAAAAGAAAGGGGATTAGATGAATAATCAAGAAGCATTGAGAACCTTCACTACTGGAGAAAATTTTCATCTCCAGCACTATCTAGGAGCACATAAAGAGGAAAAAGACGGAGAAATTGGTTTTACTTTCCGTGTTTGGGCACCTAACGCTCAGGCTGTGCACTTAGTTGGTGATTTTACAAACTGGACAGAACACCAAATTCCTATGGTAAGGAATGAATCGGGTGTTTGGGAAGTATTCACAAGTCTGGCTCATGAAGGGCAGATTTATAAGTATCATATCACGCGTGCAAATGGGCACCAGATTATGAAAATTGATCCATTGGCGGTTCGTTTTGAGGCCCGCCCAGAGACTGGAGCCATCCTGACTGATATTCCAGAGAAAAAATGGAAAGATGGTCTTTGGCTAGCTAGGAGAAAACGCTGGGGCTTTTTTGAGAGACCAGTCAATATTTATGAAGCCCACGCTGGATCTTGGAAGAGAAATCCAGATGGTAGTCCATACAGCTTTGCACAACTTAAGGAAGAACTCATTCCATACCTTGTTGAGATGAACTACACTCACATCGAGTTTATGCCTTTAATGGCTCACCCGCTTGGATTGAGTTGGGGCTACCAGCTTATGGGTTACTTTGCTATGGAGCACTCTTATGGGCGACCAGAGGAATTCCAAGATTTTGTTGAGGAATGTCATTTAAACAATATCGGTGTAATTGTGGATTGGGTTCCAGGTCATTTTACCATCAACGATGACGCTCTTGCTTATTACGATGGAACACCAACTTTTGAATACCAAGACCACAATAAGGCCCATAACTACGGTTGGGGAGCTCTTAACTTTGACCTTGGGAAGAATGAAGTCCAGTCCTTCTTGATTTCTAGCATTAAATTCTGGATTGAGTTTTATCATTTAGATGGTATTCGAGTGGATGCAGTCAGCAATATGCTCTACCTAGACTATGATAATGCTCCTTGGACTCCAAACAAAGACGGTGGCAATCTCAACTACGAAGGCTACTATTTCCTTCAACGTTTGAACACAGTGATCAAGTTAGCTCATCCAGATGTGATGATGATTGCAGAAGAAAGTTCATCAGCAACAAAGATTACTGGTATGAAAGAAATGGGCGGTCTAGGATTTGATTACAAGTGGAATATGGGTTGGATGAACGACATTCTCCGTTTCTACGAGGAAGATCCGATTTATCGTAAGTATGATTTTAATTTGGTAACTTTCAGCTTCATGTACGTTTTCAATGAAAACTACCTCTTACCATTCTCGCACGATGAAGTCGTACATGGTAAGAAGAGCATGATGCATAAGATGTGGGGAGATCGCTACAATCAGTTCGCTGGTCTGCGCAACCTCTACACCTATCAAATTTGTCATCCAGGTAAGAAACTCTTGTTCATGGGAAGCGAATATGGTCAGTTCTTAGAGTGGAAGTCTGAGGAACAGCTAGAATGGTCTAACTTGGAAGATCCAATGAATGCTAAGATGAAGTACTTCACTTCTCAACTCAATCAATTCTATAAAGAGCATCGTTGCCTTTGGGAAATTGACACCAGCTACGACGGCATCGAAATTATCGATGCGGATAATAGAGATCAGAGTGTCCTTTCCTTTATTCGTAAGAGTAAAAAGGGTGAAATGCTAGTCTGTGTCTTTAATATGGCGCCTGTTGAACGAAAAGACTTTACAATCGGACTTCCTGTCGCAGGAGTTTATGAAGAAGTTTGGAATACAGAATTGGAACAATGGGGTGGTGTCTGGAAAGAATACAACCAAACGGTTCAAACTCAAGAAGGATTATGGAAAGATTATGAGCAGACCTTGACCTTTACCTTGCCAGCTATGGGAGCAAGTATCTGGAAGATTAAACGTC includes the following:
- a CDS encoding NADP-dependent glyceraldehyde-3-phosphate dehydrogenase, producing MARYQNLVNGNWKSSEKEITIYSPINKEKLGTVPAMSQAEVDEAMKAARAALPAWRDLAPVERAAYLHKVAAILERDKEKIGTILAKEVAKGIKAAIGEVVRTADLIRFAAEEGLRITGQAMEGGGFEAASKNKLAVVRREPVGVVLAIAPFNYPVNLSGSKIAPALIAGNVVMFKPPTQGSISGLLLAKAFDEAGIPAGVFNTITGRGSEIGDYIIEHKEVNFINFTGSTPIGERIGRLAGMRPIMLELGGKDAAIVLEDADLEHAAKQIVGGAFSYSGQRCTAIKRVLVVESVADELAELLQAEVAKLTVGDPFDNADITPVIDNASADFIWGLIQDAQGKGAKALSPIKREGNLIWPGLFDYVTRDMKLAWEEPFGPVLPIIRVADANEALEIANESEFGLQSSVFTNDFKKAFEIAEKLEVGTVHINNKTQRGPDNFPFLGVKGSGAGVQGIKYSIEAMTNVKSIVFDVK
- the ligA gene encoding NAD-dependent DNA ligase LigA, with the translated sequence MNERMNELVALLNRYATEYYTSDNPSVSDSEYDRLYRELVELEAAYPDQVLADSPTHRVGGKVLDGFEKYSHQYPLYSLQDAFSREELEAFDARVRKELPQPTYICELKIDGLSISLTYEKGILVVGATRGDGSVGENITENLKRVKDIPLTLPEELDITVRGECYMPRASFDQVNQARQENGEPEFANPRNAAAGTLRQLDTAVVAKRNLATFLYQEASPSTRDSQEKVLKHLEQLGFVVNPKRILAESIDEIWNFIQEVGKERDNLPYDIDGVVIKVNDLAGQEELGFTVKAPKWAVAYKFPADEKEAQLLSVDWTVGRTGVVTPTANLTPVQLAGTTVSRATLHNVDYIAEKDIRKDDTVIVYKAGDIIPAVLRVVESKRVSEEKLDIPTNCPSCDSHLLHFEDEVALRCINPRCPAQIMEGLIHFASRDAMNITGLGPSIVEKLFAANLVKDVADIYRLKEEDFLLLEGVKEKSASKLYQAIQASKKNSAEKLLFGLGIRHVGSKASQLLLQRFHSIENLAQADPEEVASIESLGSVIVQSLQTYFATEGSKILLEELKVAGVNLDYKGQTVVADAALSGLTVVLTGKLERLTRSEAKSKLESLGAKVTGSVSKKTDLVVVGADAGSKLQKAQELGIEVRDEAWLESM
- the pulA gene encoding type I pullulanase, giving the protein MYNYPVLLHFHRKNGDYTACSFSTDRDENKSSLTSETTYFGLQFSFTVTSQEKVDSFTFKAEIDGVLKEYLVRFNYYPLLTEAWILEGDETVYYSENPAIASPYYKDQNPFAFDKAIHSASFDHHWGYQGELGYSLSDYQTSFKLWAPTATAVQVVVYENTSNDAPIWKTFNLERGNSYSYSHKYNTIGVWSVDLDENLAGKAYQYQIEFPHHQTLTRDPYTIATSPDGKRSVILSHQDRQVEGFEVKHGTEAPWRLENPCKAVICEMHIRDFTKSPTSGVPEELRGTFLGAAQTGTVNQYGQATAFDYIKELGCNYVQLQPIFDRHKKYDQDGNVTYNWGYDPQNYNAPETSFSSNPDDPGQVIRDLKTMIQAYHDAGIGVIMDVVYNHTFSTVDAPFQTTVPDYFYRMNRDGTFQNGTGVGNETASEHEMFRKYMIDSILYWVKEYNIDGFRFDLMGIHDVKTMQAIRWALDEVDPRILTYGEGWDMGTGLAPYDKAKKDNAYQMPNIGFFNDNQRDAIKGGEVYGAIKSGFVSGAATEPIVAKAILGSRELGSYLSPNQVLNYVEAHDNYNLHDLLATLHPDKSSDQIMRKVETATAMNLLMQGMAFIELGQEFGRTKLVPTGEHGELTPADRERAMNSYNAPDSVNQVNWDLINERQDSIEFIRQIIRLKTKISAFSYPTYEEIYRHVFVHTAAENSGWIVYEIHGGGEHLLVVFNAKGTSFYFENAGKLEMFLTNSRSKQENVIDDISVAVLKVLS
- the glgB gene encoding 1,4-alpha-glucan branching protein GlgB, with translation MNNQEALRTFTTGENFHLQHYLGAHKEEKDGEIGFTFRVWAPNAQAVHLVGDFTNWTEHQIPMVRNESGVWEVFTSLAHEGQIYKYHITRANGHQIMKIDPLAVRFEARPETGAILTDIPEKKWKDGLWLARRKRWGFFERPVNIYEAHAGSWKRNPDGSPYSFAQLKEELIPYLVEMNYTHIEFMPLMAHPLGLSWGYQLMGYFAMEHSYGRPEEFQDFVEECHLNNIGVIVDWVPGHFTINDDALAYYDGTPTFEYQDHNKAHNYGWGALNFDLGKNEVQSFLISSIKFWIEFYHLDGIRVDAVSNMLYLDYDNAPWTPNKDGGNLNYEGYYFLQRLNTVIKLAHPDVMMIAEESSSATKITGMKEMGGLGFDYKWNMGWMNDILRFYEEDPIYRKYDFNLVTFSFMYVFNENYLLPFSHDEVVHGKKSMMHKMWGDRYNQFAGLRNLYTYQICHPGKKLLFMGSEYGQFLEWKSEEQLEWSNLEDPMNAKMKYFTSQLNQFYKEHRCLWEIDTSYDGIEIIDADNRDQSVLSFIRKSKKGEMLVCVFNMAPVERKDFTIGLPVAGVYEEVWNTELEQWGGVWKEYNQTVQTQEGLWKDYEQTLTFTLPAMGASIWKIKRRLKPTKTVTNTTQKGVENEE